Sequence from the Penicillium oxalicum strain HP7-1 chromosome IV, whole genome shotgun sequence genome:
GATCTCCTAACCGCCTCGGTGCCTCTTTGAAACTGCGCGATTTTGATCAGATTACGGTGATCACTTGATTCTCACCATGGAGGCTTCACGAGGACCCCCACGGGTCAAGAACAAGGCGCCGGCGCCGATCCAGATCTCTGCGGAGCAACTGCTGCGTGAGGCCGTCGACCGACAAGAGCCTGGTCTGCAGGCCCCGACACAGCGGTTCGCCGATCTCGAGGAACTTCATGAATTTCAAGGCCGGAAGCGCAAAGAGTTCGAAGACTATGTGCGGCGAAACCGCATTAATATGAACAATTGGATGCGCTATGCTGCCTGGGAACTGGAACAAAAGGAATTCCGCCGAGCGCGCTCGATTTTCGAGCGAGCCTTGGACGTGGACTCGACATCCGTGGTGCTCTGGATTCGCTACATCGAAGCTGAAATCAAGACGCGCAATATCAATCATGCCCGAAACCTGCTGGATCGTGCCGTGACCATTCTCCCGCGCGTGGACAAGCTGTGGTACAAGTACGTTTACATGGAAGAGACCCTGGGTAACATTCCTGGTACCCGACAGGTCTTTGAGCGATGGATGTCATGGGAGCCTGAGGAGGGGGCCTGGAGCGCCTACATCAAGTTGGAAAAGCGTTACAACGAATTTGAGCGAGCACGTGCGATTTTCCAGCGCTTTACCATTGTTCATCCCGAGCCCAGGAATTGGATCAAGTGGGCACGATTTGAAGAGGAATTTGGCACCAGTGATCTGGTTCGCGAAGTGTATGGACTGGCCATTGAAACCCTGGGCGAAGACTTTATGGACGAGAAGCTATTCGTGGCCTATGCGAAATTCGAGGCAAAGCTGAAGGAGTACGAGCGTGCGCGGGCGATCTACAAGTACGCCCTAGATCGTCTTCCACGGTCCAAATCGATGACCTTGCACAAGGCCTACACCACATTTGAAAAACAGTTTGGTGACCGAGACGGCGTGGAGGATGTCATTTTGTCCAAGCGTCGCGTCCAGTACGAAGAGCAACTCAAGGAAAACCCGCGGAACTACGATATCTGGTTTGATTTCGCCCGACTTGAAGAGACCGCGGGCGATCCTGAGCGTGTGCGTGATATCTACGAACGAGCCATCGCACAAATCCCTCCTTCCCAAGAAAAGCGACATTGGCGCCGTTACATTTATCTCTGGATTTTCTATGCCATTTgggaagaaatggaagccAAGGACATGGATCGCGCCCGGCAAATCTACCAGGAATGCATCAAACTCATTCCCCACAAGAAGTTCACGTTCGCCAAGGTGTGGCTGATGAAAGCGCAGTTTGAGATTCGACAGATGGAGCTGCAAGCTGCGCGGAAGACGCTTGGCCAG
This genomic interval carries:
- a CDS encoding Pre-mRNA-splicing factor clf1, with the protein product MEASRGPPRVKNKAPAPIQISAEQLLREAVDRQEPGLQAPTQRFADLEELHEFQGRKRKEFEDYVRRNRINMNNWMRYAAWELEQKEFRRARSIFERALDVDSTSVVLWIRYIEAEIKTRNINHARNLLDRAVTILPRVDKLWYKYVYMEETLGNIPGTRQVFERWMSWEPEEGAWSAYIKLEKRYNEFERARAIFQRFTIVHPEPRNWIKWARFEEEFGTSDLVREVYGLAIETLGEDFMDEKLFVAYAKFEAKLKEYERARAIYKYALDRLPRSKSMTLHKAYTTFEKQFGDRDGVEDVILSKRRVQYEEQLKENPRNYDIWFDFARLEETAGDPERVRDIYERAIAQIPPSQEKRHWRRYIYLWIFYAIWEEMEAKDMDRARQIYQECIKLIPHKKFTFAKVWLMKAQFEIRQMELQAARKTLGQAIGMCPKDKLFRGYIDLERQLFEFVRCRTLYEKQIEWNSSNSQAWIQYAELERGLDDLERARALYELGIDQPTLDMPELVWKSYIDFEEYEGEYDRVRALYERLLSKTDHVKVWINYARFEINIPEDEEEEGEEEEEARPVSDEAKRRARAVFERAHKVFKDKELKEERVELLNAWRSFEHTHGTPEDIEKIEKQMPRRVKKRRKLEDDRYEEYMDYVFPADDKSAANLSRLLQQAHQWKQQQANFAS